A single window of Nicotiana sylvestris chromosome 5, ASM39365v2, whole genome shotgun sequence DNA harbors:
- the LOC104237326 gene encoding uncharacterized protein, with product MPAYAKVLEGDPYKEKEDRRDLSGQTHRHCSVILKNKLTQKCGDPESFTISFPLGTLKFDKYLCDSGTSINLMALSIYMKLENEIGEIKSAPMSFELADQTNIIPEGIVEDVLVRVDKFVFLVDFLVVKMKEIPFILVRPFLAMGREILDIHERKIMLRVGEETVTFEMNVEKG from the coding sequence ATGCCAGCTTATGCCAAAGTTCTTGAAGGAGATCCTtacaaagaaaaggaagatcGAAGAGACCTCAGTGGTCAAACTCACAGGCATTGTAGTGTAATCTTGAAAAACAAACTCACACAAAAGTGTGGAGATCCAGAGAGTTTTACCATATCTTTCCCTTTAGGCACTCTTAAATTTGATAAATATTTATGTGATTCTGGTACCTCAATTAATCTAATGGCGTTGTCTATTTACATGAAACTGGAGAATGAGATTGGAGAGATAAAGTCTGCACCAATGTCATTTGAGTTGGCAGATCAAACAAATATAATACCCGAGGGGATAGTTGAAGATGTCTTAGTGCGGGTGGATAAGTTTGTATTTCTGGTAGACTTTTTAGTGGTGAAGATGAAAGAGATACCCTTCATCCTAGTAAGACCATTCTTAGCAATGGGTAGAGAAATTTTGGATATACACGAGAGAAAGATAATGCTAAGAGTGGGAGAGGAGACGGTAACTTTTGAGATGAATGTAGAAAAGGGGTGA